The Belonocnema kinseyi isolate 2016_QV_RU_SX_M_011 chromosome 10, B_treatae_v1, whole genome shotgun sequence genome has a window encoding:
- the LOC117181640 gene encoding BTB/POZ and MATH domain-containing protein 4-like, with amino-acid sequence MATVLNLLDLTNDISENAHRNAENKKKIKTSVNSLILINTNTLKSGADITFEIIVNMDPKIVCSFYVSVRQTCYVSITVTFKPNVPDTFKYELSLYHINSTMTLNFLEVLHLENITEKSTFNCMQPLQIFTSTWYGNSNRIDLFSENLINMHLCVYCRITRKDIIIPLEVEIPPSEMGQQFYSLYENKTLTDFKIISRDNQVFLAHKVVLAARSPVFNEFQESQKNEVEINDFRSDIVELMLRHIYTDSIENLNEENVEAVLAIADKYGLKNLKLLCMQQISKCVNNIAKALDSFSIAENYNVTEFKEMAVEFIKNNRLNL; translated from the coding sequence ATGGCTACAGTCCTAAATCTATTGGATCTGACGAACGACATCTCTGAGAATGCTCACCGAAATGctgaaaataagaagaaaattaagaCGTCTGTGAATTCATTAATTCTCATAAATACTAATACGCTTAAATCAGGTGCGGatattacttttgaaattatcgTAAACATGGATCCAAAAATTGTGTGCAGTTTTTACGTATCTGTTCGTCAGACATGTTACGTTAGTATTACCGTCACATTTAAGCCAAATGTGCCAGAtacttttaaatatgaattaagtTTATATCACATAAACTCAACAATGACACTTAACTTCCTAGAAGTTTTACACCTAGAGAATATTacggaaaaatcaacttttaattgtATGCAGCCGCTACAAATATTCACTAGTACTTGGTATGGCAACTCAAATCGAATAGATTTGTTCTCAGAAAACCTGATTAACATGCATTTGTGCGTATATTGTCGGATTACAAGAAAAGATATTATAATACCCTTAGAAGTGGAAATCCCCCCGAGTGAAATGGGTCAACAGTTTTACTCACTCTACGAAAACAAAACGCTTACCGATTTCAAGATTATTTCTAGAGATAATCAAGTATTCCTTGCACATAAAGTTGTACTTGCGGCTAGATCGCCCGTTTTTAATGAATTCCAAGAATCTCAGAAAAACGAAGTCGAAATAAATGACTTTCGGTCAGATATTGTAGAACTAATGCTGCGTCACATTTACACCGACAGCATCGAGAATTTAAACGAAGAAAATGTAGAAGCGGTGCTTGCGATAGCAGATAAATACGGTTTAAAGAATCTGAAATTACTTTGTATGCAACAAATAAGTAAATGTGTAAATAATATTGCTAAAGCACTAGATTCTTTTTCAATTGCTGAAAATTATAATGttacagaatttaaagaaatggccgtagaatttataaaaaataaccgaCTTAATCTTTAA
- the LOC117181795 gene encoding speckle-type POZ protein-like isoform X2: MNVFNNIRNSVLTLTYRKFPKLNIKAIGQNLINGRLFLYCQITRKDILMPLQLEIPKSEMSKQFSTLYENKLLTDFTIICHDQEFLAHKVVLAARSPVFQSMFEHEMKESLENQVEITDFKPEIVEKMLRYIYTDNIEDLNEADAQKLLAIANKYALKRLKIICMKEISKSVNNVSEALEAFSIADQYNVEEFEERVVQFMKDNRHNL, translated from the exons atgaaTGTCTTCAACAATATAAGGAATTCAGTGTTAACATTGACGtacagaaaattcccgaaattaaat ATCAAAGCTATAGGGCAGAACTTGATTAATGGGCGTTTATTCCTGTATTGTCAGATTAcaagaaaagatattttaatgCCCTTACAACTCGAAATTCCCAAAAGTGAAATGTCTAAACAGTTTTCAACGCTCTACGAAAACAAATTGTTGACCGATTTTACTATTATTTGTCACGATCAGGAATTTCTTGCGCACAAAGTGGTACTCGCGGCTAGATCACCTGTGTTTCAGTCTATGTTTGAACATGAAATGAAAGAATCTCTGGAAAATCAAGTCGAAATAACTGATTTCAAGCCCGAAATTGTTGAGAAAATGTTGCGTTACATTTACACGGATAATATTGAAGACTTAAATGAAGCAGACGCACAAAAGTTACTTGCAATAGCGAATAAATATGCTTTGAAAAgactgaaaattatttgtatgaaagaaATAAGTAAATCTGTAAATAACGTCTCTGAAGCTTTGGAAGCTTTTTCAATCGCTGATCAATATAATGTAGAAGAGTTTGAAGAAAGGGTGGTACAGTTTATGAAAGATAACCGACATAATCTATAA
- the LOC117181795 gene encoding speckle-type POZ protein-like isoform X3, whose product MNVFNNIRNSVLTLTYRKFPKLNEFLAHKVVLAARSPVFQSMFEHEMKESLENQVEITDFKPEIVEKMLRYIYTDNIEDLNEADAQKLLAIANKYALKRLKIICMKEISKSVNNVSEALEAFSIADQYNVEEFEERVVQFMKDNRHNL is encoded by the exons atgaaTGTCTTCAACAATATAAGGAATTCAGTGTTAACATTGACGtacagaaaattcccgaaattaaat GAATTTCTTGCGCACAAAGTGGTACTCGCGGCTAGATCACCTGTGTTTCAGTCTATGTTTGAACATGAAATGAAAGAATCTCTGGAAAATCAAGTCGAAATAACTGATTTCAAGCCCGAAATTGTTGAGAAAATGTTGCGTTACATTTACACGGATAATATTGAAGACTTAAATGAAGCAGACGCACAAAAGTTACTTGCAATAGCGAATAAATATGCTTTGAAAAgactgaaaattatttgtatgaaagaaATAAGTAAATCTGTAAATAACGTCTCTGAAGCTTTGGAAGCTTTTTCAATCGCTGATCAATATAATGTAGAAGAGTTTGAAGAAAGGGTGGTACAGTTTATGAAAGATAACCGACATAATCTATAA
- the LOC117181795 gene encoding speckle-type POZ protein-like isoform X1, translated as MAQLFDVTQFIKDSYQLPGIDRPYTVPLAVPGVDKTVHSLIIVNNECLQQYKEFSVNIDVQKIPEIKCKFHGYVINNLLEERIDLNFITNGANALKYDVTVYCINSELKFNFFETLHVKDITLNSFYFFTRKIKAIGQNLINGRLFLYCQITRKDILMPLQLEIPKSEMSKQFSTLYENKLLTDFTIICHDQEFLAHKVVLAARSPVFQSMFEHEMKESLENQVEITDFKPEIVEKMLRYIYTDNIEDLNEADAQKLLAIANKYALKRLKIICMKEISKSVNNVSEALEAFSIADQYNVEEFEERVVQFMKDNRHNL; from the coding sequence ATGGCACAGCTCTTTGACGTTACCCAGTTTATCAAAGATTCTTATCAACTTCCAGGAATTGATCGTCCATACACTGTCCCACTCGCTGTCCCAGGAGTGGACAAAACAGTCCATtcattaattattgtaaataatgaaTGTCTTCAACAATATAAGGAATTCAGTGTTAACATTGACGtacagaaaattcccgaaattaaatGTAAGTTTCATGGttatgttattaataatttactcgaagaaagaattgatttaaattttataacaaatgggGCGAACGCTTTAAAATATGATGTTACTGTTTATTGTATAAACAGtgagttaaaattcaatttctttgagaCTTTACACGTGAAAGATATCactctaaattctttttatttttttacacgcAAGATCAAAGCTATAGGGCAGAACTTGATTAATGGGCGTTTATTCCTGTATTGTCAGATTAcaagaaaagatattttaatgCCCTTACAACTCGAAATTCCCAAAAGTGAAATGTCTAAACAGTTTTCAACGCTCTACGAAAACAAATTGTTGACCGATTTTACTATTATTTGTCACGATCAGGAATTTCTTGCGCACAAAGTGGTACTCGCGGCTAGATCACCTGTGTTTCAGTCTATGTTTGAACATGAAATGAAAGAATCTCTGGAAAATCAAGTCGAAATAACTGATTTCAAGCCCGAAATTGTTGAGAAAATGTTGCGTTACATTTACACGGATAATATTGAAGACTTAAATGAAGCAGACGCACAAAAGTTACTTGCAATAGCGAATAAATATGCTTTGAAAAgactgaaaattatttgtatgaaagaaATAAGTAAATCTGTAAATAACGTCTCTGAAGCTTTGGAAGCTTTTTCAATCGCTGATCAATATAATGTAGAAGAGTTTGAAGAAAGGGTGGTACAGTTTATGAAAGATAACCGACATAATCTATAA